The Winogradskyella schleiferi genome contains the following window.
AGAATTGTAAACATCTTTCGGTTCTGGCGTGTCCTTAAATGTTCGTTTTTTTCTATAGGCTTCAAGGCTCATGGTTTAAGAAGCTTTCTTTTTCTTTTGTTCCAGACTAGCCTTCAGTTTCGCCATTAAATCTTTTGCAGCGGTTGGTTTCACCTCCACCTTCTCAGATTTAATTTCCTTACCTGTGGTTTTGGCTTCTATAATTTTTAATAACTGCGAATTATAGACATCCTTGTATTTCGTGAAATCAAATTTTTCGGTATAATTTTCAATAAGGGATTCTGCCATTGCTATTTCCTTTTCAGAATTTTTCGTCTTTGGAACTTCTATATTCTTAGGATTTCGTATTTCATCATCAAACCTTATGACGTGAAGTACAATGACATTCTTATAGACACCAACCAGACACAAGTTTTCCTTTTGGCGCATCACAAAAGTTGCTACGCCTAATTTTCCAGTCTTCTTTAACGCATCTCGAAGCAGATTATAGGCTTTACCACCTTCTTTTTGAGGTTCTAAATAATAGGGTTTTTTGAAAAGTACATCAGCAACGTCTGACTCCTTTACAAACTCTTCAATATCAATAGTCTTATTTTTCTTCACGTTTGCCTTCTCAAAATCTTCCTTTTCAAGAATTACATAGCCATCATCTTTTTTATACCCTTTTACAATATCTTTCCACTCCACCTCTTTGCCCGTTTTCTCGTTGATGCGCTTGTAGCGAATACGTTCGCCATCATGACTATCAAGCATATCTAATTCTAGAGCTCTATTCTCTGAAGCGGAATACATTTTTATAGGTATTGATACAAGCCCAAAACTA
Protein-coding sequences here:
- the ku gene encoding non-homologous end joining protein Ku, producing MRSVWNGSISFGLVSIPIKMYSASENRALELDMLDSHDGERIRYKRINEKTGKEVEWKDIVKGYKKDDGYVILEKEDFEKANVKKNKTIDIEEFVKESDVADVLFKKPYYLEPQKEGGKAYNLLRDALKKTGKLGVATFVMRQKENLCLVGVYKNVIVLHVIRFDDEIRNPKNIEVPKTKNSEKEIAMAESLIENYTEKFDFTKYKDVYNSQLLKIIEAKTTGKEIKSEKVEVKPTAAKDLMAKLKASLEQKKKKAS